One window of the Candidatus Chryseobacterium colombiense genome contains the following:
- a CDS encoding N-acetylornithine carbamoyltransferase, whose amino-acid sequence MKKFTSVSDVENLQEIIKKALQIKQNSLSETEKGKGKTIGLVFLNSSLRTRLSSQIAAQNLGLNVLTLNAAQEAWNLEFADGAVMNGDTVEHIKDAIEVLNQYCDIIAVRCFAGMKSKEDDVNESILSQFEQHAKVPVISLESATRHPLQSLADCITITENWKEERKPKVVLTWAPHIKPIAHAVGNSFAEWMQEMDVELVITNPEGYDLDKSFTKDVKVIHDQDEALKDADFIYVKNWSSFDDYAAMPEVKESWMLTNEKLENTNQAKVMHCLPVRRNVELSDEVMDGENSIIYQQAKNRIFSAQAVFSEILDGINSK is encoded by the coding sequence ATGAAAAAATTCACCTCTGTGAGTGATGTTGAAAACTTACAGGAAATTATAAAAAAAGCTTTACAAATTAAACAAAATTCTCTTTCGGAAACTGAGAAAGGAAAAGGAAAAACGATAGGACTTGTCTTTTTAAATTCAAGTTTGAGAACCCGTTTAAGCAGCCAGATTGCCGCACAGAATTTAGGGTTGAATGTTTTAACATTAAATGCTGCTCAGGAAGCATGGAACTTGGAATTTGCAGACGGTGCTGTGATGAACGGAGATACGGTTGAACATATTAAAGATGCGATTGAAGTATTAAATCAATATTGTGACATCATTGCGGTTCGTTGTTTTGCGGGGATGAAAAGTAAGGAAGATGATGTTAACGAAAGTATTTTAAGCCAGTTTGAACAACACGCAAAAGTTCCGGTTATTTCATTGGAATCAGCGACACGTCACCCTTTGCAGAGTTTGGCAGACTGTATCACCATTACAGAAAACTGGAAAGAAGAACGTAAACCGAAAGTGGTTTTAACGTGGGCTCCTCATATCAAACCGATTGCTCATGCGGTAGGAAATTCTTTCGCAGAATGGATGCAGGAGATGGATGTTGAATTGGTAATAACAAATCCTGAAGGGTATGATTTGGATAAAAGCTTTACAAAAGACGTGAAAGTAATTCATGATCAGGATGAGGCGTTGAAAGATGCAGATTTTATCTATGTTAAAAATTGGTCGTCTTTTGATGACTATGCTGCGATGCCGGAAGTGAAAGAAAGTTGGATGTTAACGAACGAAAAATTGGAAAACACCAATCAGGCAAAGGTAATGCACTGTCTTCCCGTTCGTCGAAATGTGGAATTAAGCGATGAGGTAATGGATGGTGAGAATTCCATTATTTATCAGCAGGCTAAAAACCGTATTTTTTCAGCTCAGGCAGTTTTCTCTGAAATTTTAGATGGAATTAATTCAAAATAA